TCGGAAATTATTTTTTAATAACAACATAAATACACAATACACAGGTGATCCGGATGGGTGAATATATAATCTCGGCCGATTCAAAGGCCGCCGATTTCAAACCTCTTGCGATGGCGATAAATGCAATGATAAAGATGCCTGTCACTGCAAGATCGAAGAACCGGAAAGGGATACGCGTCGAGGAAGGAAGGGTTGTCGACGATGACTACAGCGGCCCGGTTCTTGAAGAGGTTATTGATAAGAACGAGATGATGAGCGTGACCCCGAACGAAGGCGGATTTAAGGGGGTTCCCGTTATCGTTGCACCGATCAGAAACGAAGCAGGGGATGCGATTGGTGCGTTCGGGATTGTGGACTTCACAGGTGTCTTCGATCTCGCCACCCTCATGGAGCACCAGTCAGAGATAATCAAACAGGTCTGCGGGACCGACCCGTGCCCGCTTCCGGGGGAAGCAATCGATGCGAAAAGGTAATCCTATGAACGAGACTTCGGAAAAGATACTCGATATTCTGGAGGGGCAGGATCGCCCTATCTCCGGGGAAAAGATCAGCGAAATGACAGGGATTACCAGGTCGGCGGTCTGGAAGAACATCAACGAGCTGAAGGAACTGGGGTACTCGATCGAATCAACCAAGTCGAAAGGAT
The sequence above is drawn from the Methanolacinia paynteri genome and encodes:
- a CDS encoding DUF2111 domain-containing protein — encoded protein: MGEYIISADSKAADFKPLAMAINAMIKMPVTARSKNRKGIRVEEGRVVDDDYSGPVLEEVIDKNEMMSVTPNEGGFKGVPVIVAPIRNEAGDAIGAFGIVDFTGVFDLATLMEHQSEIIKQVCGTDPCPLPGEAIDAKR